CCTTTATATGGGCCCATTGTATTATCATATTGAACACGATATCCTGTAAAAACTTTTAACTCTCCATTATCCATTCTTATTGGAATAGAAACTTGAATGAATTTATCAGGATTTTGAAGTTTTAGAAGAACATCCTTGTTCAAATTTGCAATTTCACCAGCATTTCTTAACTGTTCCATTGCATTGTCAAATGGATTTATCATATTATAAAAATTATTTTATGAGTTCTTCTATCTTATTTTTAAGCACATCTTTTGGTAGAAGTCCCATTGTGGTATCTTTAAGTTCACCATTTTTGAAATACAAAACAGTTGGAATGCTCATAATATCAAACTTTTCTGCGGTGGCACTTGCTTGATCTACATCAAGTTTTACAATTTTTACGCCTTTTCCTTCAAATTCTTTTGCAAGCTCATCTATTATAGGAGCAAGTGCCTTGCATGGTCCACACCAATCTGCAAAACAATCCACGACAAGATTATTATTATTTTTTACAAATTCATCAAAATTTGTGTCATTTAAAATTTCTGCCATTTTATTAGCCCTTGGTTATCAGTCATTAGCAATTAAGTAGAACCTAGTACCTAAAACTGATATTAATTATTAAACAAAATTATAATTCAAATTTATCTTCTTTTTCATTTGGAAAATAAAATTGAGCTTTTGTCTCTACAATACACTTTTCTATTGTAACAAAAATCTTATCAATTTGCTCTCTATTATAAACATATGCACTTCTATTTGCACAATTTCCAAGTGTTTTTATTTTTTTCAAAATTCCATTTGTCCTGCAAGTTGCAAGACATTTAAATTTTTCTTCTTTGTTTGTAGTTCCCAAACATTTTTGTTCCTGTTT
This window of the Patescibacteria group bacterium genome carries:
- the trxA gene encoding thioredoxin: MAEILNDTNFDEFVKNNNNLVVDCFADWCGPCKALAPIIDELAKEFEGKGVKIVKLDVDQASATAEKFDIMSIPTVLYFKNGELKDTTMGLLPKDVLKNKIEELIK